Proteins encoded together in one Miscanthus floridulus cultivar M001 chromosome 16, ASM1932011v1, whole genome shotgun sequence window:
- the LOC136513325 gene encoding protein RETICULATA-RELATED 4, chloroplastic-like yields the protein MASPRPTSLSSPAALIHLRLQPLPSIPPLHPTTLPFLRSLPLHLPSLRLNGPHFPPLPLASSGSGSGITGTGGEADLPPLPLASSGSGSGITGSGGEDGLPPSGGGGGGGGGDGDGDGSDDASVNRREALFVLAQLGRKLESLPADLAAAVEGGRIPGEIVRRFVDLEASPVFRWLLQFGGFKERLLADDLFLTKVAIECGVGIFTKTAAEYEKRRENFVKELDFVIADVVMAIVADFMLVWLPAPTVPLQPPLAVNSGGIAKFFYNCPDNAFQVALSGTSYSLLQRVGAILRNGAKLFAVGTSASLVGTGVTNALIKARQAASKDFDGEVENLPILSTSVAYGVYMAVSSNLRYQVLAGVIEQRMLEPLLHQRKLILSAASFAVRTGNTFLGSLLWIDYARWVGVQ from the exons ATGGCCTCTCCTCGCCCCACCTCCCTCTCCTCCCCCGCCGCCCTCATCCACCTCCGCCTCCAGCCCCTCCCCAGCATCCCGCCGCTCCACCCCACTACCCTCCCCTTCCTGCGCTCCCTCCCTCTCCACCTCCCCTCGCTCCGCCTCAACGGGCCCCACTTCCCTCCCCTCCCGCTCGCCTCTTCCGGCAGCGGAAGCGGCATCACCGGAACCGGCGGCGAGGCCGACCTTCCTCCCCTCCCGCTCGCCTCTTCCGGCAGCGGAAGCGGCATCACCGGAAGCGGCGGCGAGGACGGCCTTCCTCCCTCGGGCGGGggaggtggagggggaggaggcgacggcgacggcgacggcagcGACGACGCCTCGGTCAACAGGAGGGAGGCCCTGTTTGTTCTGGCGCAGCTCGGGCGGAAGCTCGAGAGCCTGCCGGCCGACCTCGCCGCGGCCGTGGAGGGCGGCCGCATCCCGGGCGAGATCGTGCGGCGGTTCGTGGACCTCGAGGCCTCGCCGGTGTTCAGGTGGCTTCTGCAGTTCGGTGGGTTCAAGGAGCGCCTCCTCGCCGACGACCTCTTCCTCACCAAGGTCGCCATAGAGTGCGGCGTTGGCATCTTCACCAAG ACTGCTGCAGAGTATGAGAAAAGGAGGGAGAACTTTGTCAAAGAGCTTGACTTTGTGATTGCAGATGTG GTCATGGCAATAGTTGCAGATTTTATGCTTGTATGGCTTCCTGCTCCAACCGTGCCTTTACAGCCACCACTAGCGGTGAATTCTGGAGGCATTGCTAAGTTCTTCTACAACTGCCCAGATAATGCCTTCCAG GTTGCTTTGTCTGGGACATCATACTCACTTTTGCAGAgagtaggagctattttg AGGAATGGCGCAAAGCTTTTTGCTGTCGGAACTAGTGCCTCTCTG GTCGGCACTGGTGTGACCAATGCACTGATAAAAGCAAGGCAGGCTGCCAGCAAGGATTTTGACGGTGAAGTTGAGAATCTTCCAATTTTATCAACTAGTGTTGCATATGGTGTGTACATGGCAGTTTCCAGTAACCTAAG ATACCAGGTTTTGGCTGGAGTGATTGAACAACGGATGCTCGAGCCACTACTGCACCAACGCAAACTAATATTGAGTGCAGCAAGTTTTGCAGTTCGAACAGGGAATACATTTTTGGGTTCTCTGCT GTGGATCGACTATGCCAGGTGGGTAGGCGTACAATAG